Proteins encoded within one genomic window of Mya arenaria isolate MELC-2E11 chromosome 13, ASM2691426v1:
- the LOC128213146 gene encoding uncharacterized protein LOC128213146, producing the protein MSTTLDRPARKLFLSHLLSCRQCAQSSKTTVQSQDPSVSKIWTAECEERSVEFSMLSVQGVVIETRDNGDSILIDDTTAVALVKGCSKIPFHASTPAKGQYLMIIGQLVRPGSIPMIRPVKIQNLSHNLALTAMWPLEVMDGLNQDSSAAGC; encoded by the exons ATGAGTACAACCCTTGACAGACCAGCCAGGAAGCTCTTCCTGAGCCACCTGCTGAGTTGCCGCCAATGTGCACAATCGTCCAAAACCACAGTCCAGTCACAAGATCCCTCAGTCAGCAAAATATGGACTGCGGAATGTGAAGAGAGAAGTGTTGAGTTTTCCATGCTTTCAGTTCAAGGGGTAGTTATAGAG ACGCGAGACAATGGAGACAGTATTCTCATAGATGACACCACAGCAGTAGCCCTAGTGAAAGGTTGCTCTAAAATCCCATTCCACGCATCCACACCTGCTAAAG GCCAGTACCTGATGATCATTGGTCAGCTGGTGCGGCCAGGAAGTATCCCAATGATCCGGCCTGTGAAGATACAGAACCTCAGTCACAACCTCGCACTCACCGCCATGTGGCCCCTGGAAGTCATGGACGGTCTCAACCAGGATAGTTCTGCCGCTGGTTGCTGA